From the Pseudomonas baltica genome, one window contains:
- a CDS encoding class 1 fructose-bisphosphatase, whose translation MSRVTLSRYLIEQTRSNNTPADLRFLIEVVARACKEISHAVSKGALGGVLGSMGTENVQGEVQKKLDVLSNDILLEANEWGGHLAGMASEEMDNAYQIPGKYPKGAYLLVFDPLDGSSNIDINAPVGTIFSVLRCPNEYLSQNEALNEKAFLQPGTEQVAAGYAIYGPQTMLVLTLGNGVKGFTLDREMGSFVLTHEDITIPESTQEFAINSSNQRHWEAPVQRYVDELLAGEEGPLKKNYNMRWVAAMVADVHRILTRGGLFMYPRDSREPSKPGKLRLMYEANPMSFLVEQAGGASTDGHRRILDIQPEGLHQRVAVYLGSKEEVERVTSYHKAG comes from the coding sequence ATGTCCCGCGTTACTTTAAGTCGCTATTTGATTGAGCAGACCCGCAGCAACAATACCCCTGCCGATCTGCGCTTCCTGATCGAAGTGGTGGCGCGTGCTTGCAAGGAAATCAGCCACGCCGTGTCCAAGGGCGCGCTGGGTGGTGTGCTGGGCAGCATGGGCACTGAAAACGTCCAGGGCGAAGTGCAGAAGAAGCTGGACGTGCTGTCCAACGACATCCTGCTCGAAGCCAACGAATGGGGCGGTCACCTGGCCGGTATGGCGTCCGAAGAAATGGACAACGCCTACCAGATCCCGGGCAAATACCCGAAGGGCGCGTACCTGCTGGTGTTCGACCCGCTGGACGGCTCGTCGAACATCGACATCAACGCTCCGGTCGGCACCATTTTCTCGGTGCTGCGTTGCCCCAACGAATACCTGAGCCAGAACGAAGCCCTCAACGAAAAGGCCTTCCTGCAGCCGGGTACCGAGCAGGTCGCCGCCGGTTACGCGATCTACGGCCCGCAGACCATGCTGGTGCTGACGCTGGGCAATGGCGTCAAGGGCTTCACTCTGGACCGCGAGATGGGCAGCTTCGTGCTCACTCACGAAGACATCACCATTCCCGAGTCCACTCAGGAGTTCGCCATCAACTCGTCGAACCAGCGCCATTGGGAAGCGCCGGTGCAGCGTTATGTCGACGAATTGCTGGCAGGCGAAGAAGGGCCGCTGAAAAAGAACTACAACATGCGCTGGGTGGCCGCGATGGTCGCCGACGTGCACCGCATCCTGACCCGCGGTGGCTTGTTCATGTACCCGCGCGACAGCCGCGAGCCGTCCAAACCGGGCAAGCTGCGCTTGATGTACGAAGCCAACCCGATGTCGTTCCTGGTCGAGCAGGCCGGCGGCGCGTCCACTGACGGCCACCGGCGCATTCTCGATATCCAGCCTGAAGGTCTGCACCAGCGCGTGGCGGTGTACCTGGGCTCTAAGGAAGAAGTCGAGCGTGTGACCAGTTACCACAAAGCAGGTTAA
- a CDS encoding methyl-accepting chemotaxis protein, which produces MSNSDQQANRTNSVAAAINELGAAAQEIAQNAALASQHSSDARTLATEGQQVVDKTIAVMGQLSNRISASCANIETLNASTVNIGQILEVISGISQQTNLLALNAAIEAARAGEAGRGFAVVADEVRNLAHRTQDSAQQVQKIIEELQVGAREAVGTMNESQVQSEQSMTIANQAGERLGSVTQRIGEIDGMNQSVATATEEQTAVVEAINVDITEINTLNQEGVENLQSTLRACNDLESQVTRLKHLVGSFRI; this is translated from the coding sequence ATGAGCAACTCCGACCAGCAGGCCAACCGCACCAACAGCGTGGCTGCGGCAATCAACGAACTCGGCGCCGCCGCTCAGGAAATCGCGCAAAATGCCGCGCTGGCCTCCCAGCACTCCAGTGATGCGCGCACCCTGGCCACCGAAGGGCAACAGGTGGTCGACAAGACCATCGCGGTGATGGGCCAGCTGTCCAACCGCATCAGCGCTTCGTGCGCCAACATCGAGACACTGAACGCCAGCACCGTGAACATCGGCCAGATTCTCGAAGTGATCAGCGGGATCTCCCAGCAAACCAACCTGCTGGCCCTCAACGCAGCCATCGAGGCCGCCCGAGCCGGTGAAGCCGGGCGCGGCTTTGCCGTGGTGGCCGACGAGGTACGCAATCTGGCGCACCGCACTCAGGATTCGGCGCAGCAGGTGCAAAAGATCATCGAAGAGTTGCAAGTGGGCGCGCGCGAAGCGGTGGGCACCATGAACGAGAGCCAGGTGCAGAGCGAACAGAGCATGACCATCGCCAACCAGGCCGGCGAACGGTTGGGCAGCGTGACGCAACGCATTGGGGAAATCGACGGGATGAATCAGTCGGTGGCCACGGCGACCGAGGAGCAGACCGCGGTGGTGGAGGCGATCAACGTCGACATTACCGAGATCAATACCCTGAACCAGGAAGGTGTGGAAAACCTGCAGTCGACGCTGCGGGCGTGCAATGACCTGGAAAGCCAGGTCACGCGCTTGAAGCATCTGGTGGGCAGCTTCAGGATCTGA
- a CDS encoding outer membrane protein assembly factor BamE translates to MSLRSLALLSLCVLLTACNKINQENYSKIHAGMSKAEVEQLLGTATDCSGALGMSSCTWGNKDAFISVQYAGDKVVIYSGQGLK, encoded by the coding sequence ATGTCCTTGCGTTCCCTCGCGCTGTTGTCGTTGTGCGTGTTGTTGACGGCCTGCAACAAGATCAATCAGGAGAATTACTCGAAGATTCACGCCGGCATGAGCAAGGCCGAGGTCGAACAGTTGCTCGGCACTGCCACCGATTGCTCGGGTGCACTGGGCATGTCCAGCTGCACCTGGGGCAACAAGGACGCCTTTATCAGTGTTCAGTATGCCGGTGACAAAGTAGTGATCTATTCGGGGCAGGGCTTGAAATGA
- a CDS encoding lipocalin family protein has product MKRLTLMCSAALAALTVLLMAGCAHTATTDLQPHTVGNLDLKRYQGTWYEIARLPMFFQRNCAQSEAHYSLKADGNVGVVNRCRTASGEWEEATGTASPQVPGKTDKLWVVFDNWFSKLLPGVAKGDYWVLYVGDGYKTAVVGNPDRKYLWLLSRTPTVSEHVREELLAKAQQQGYDTTRLIWRTADKDIASKP; this is encoded by the coding sequence ATGAAACGTTTGACGCTGATGTGCTCTGCGGCCTTGGCTGCGCTGACCGTCTTGCTCATGGCCGGTTGCGCGCACACCGCTACTACCGACCTGCAGCCTCATACCGTGGGCAATCTCGACCTCAAGCGCTATCAGGGCACCTGGTACGAGATCGCGCGCCTGCCGATGTTCTTTCAGCGTAACTGCGCGCAGTCCGAAGCGCATTACAGCCTCAAGGCCGATGGCAACGTTGGCGTCGTGAACCGTTGTCGGACGGCTTCGGGCGAATGGGAGGAGGCGACCGGCACCGCGTCGCCGCAAGTGCCGGGCAAGACCGACAAGCTGTGGGTCGTGTTCGATAACTGGTTCTCGAAGCTGCTGCCGGGCGTCGCCAAGGGCGATTACTGGGTGCTGTACGTGGGCGACGGCTACAAGACCGCAGTGGTCGGCAACCCGGATCGCAAGTATCTGTGGCTGCTGTCGCGTACGCCGACGGTGTCCGAGCACGTGCGCGAAGAGCTGCTGGCCAAGGCGCAGCAGCAGGGGTATGACACCACTCGGCTGATCTGGCGTACGGCGGACAAGGATATTGCCAGCAAGCCTTGA
- a CDS encoding formimidoylglutamate deiminase, producing MPVYFAERALLPDGWASNVRLQVDTQGVLSTVQADASAEGAQRLRGPLLAGMPNLHSHAFQRAMAGLAEVAGNPNDSFWTWRDLMYRLVGQISPEQLGVIARQLYIEMLKAGYTSVAEFHYVHHDTDGRPYADPTELAGRISQAASAAGIGLTLLPVLYSHSGFGGQTPNDGQRRFINNTEQYLSLQQRLAPLLAQQPAQTLGLCFHSLRAVTPQQIEQVLAASDKQCPVHIHIAEQQKEVDDCLAWSGRRPLQWLYENVAVDPRWCLVHATHADAGEVSQMARSGAVAGLCLTTEANLGDGIFPAVDYLAQGGRMGIGSDSHVSLSVVEELRWLEYGQRLRDQRRNRLYGAQQPMVGRTLYDAALKGGAQAMGQPVGALAPGHRADWLVLDGDDPYLATASGDGVLNRWLFAGGDRQVRDVMVNGRWVVQDGRHADEAESSRAFVKVLRELLG from the coding sequence ATGCCGGTTTACTTCGCCGAACGTGCCCTTTTGCCTGACGGCTGGGCGAGCAATGTCCGCTTGCAAGTCGACACCCAAGGCGTGTTGAGCACGGTGCAGGCCGATGCCAGCGCAGAGGGCGCACAGCGCTTGCGCGGGCCGCTGCTGGCGGGCATGCCCAACCTGCACTCCCATGCCTTTCAGCGCGCCATGGCCGGGCTGGCGGAAGTGGCGGGCAACCCCAACGACAGCTTCTGGACCTGGCGCGATTTGATGTATCGCCTGGTCGGGCAGATCAGCCCCGAGCAACTGGGCGTGATCGCGCGGCAGCTGTACATCGAGATGCTCAAGGCGGGCTATACCAGCGTCGCCGAGTTTCACTATGTGCATCACGACACCGATGGCCGCCCCTATGCCGACCCCACCGAGCTGGCCGGGCGCATCAGCCAGGCCGCCAGCGCCGCCGGGATCGGCCTGACCTTGCTGCCGGTGCTGTACAGCCACTCCGGCTTCGGCGGCCAGACACCCAACGACGGCCAACGGCGCTTCATCAACAATACCGAGCAGTACCTGAGCCTGCAGCAACGCTTGGCGCCCTTGCTGGCGCAGCAGCCGGCACAAACCCTCGGGCTGTGCTTTCACTCCTTGCGCGCGGTAACGCCGCAGCAGATCGAACAGGTGCTGGCAGCCAGCGACAAACAGTGCCCGGTGCACATCCACATCGCCGAGCAACAGAAGGAAGTCGACGACTGCCTGGCCTGGAGTGGGCGCCGACCGCTGCAGTGGCTGTACGAGAACGTCGCCGTCGATCCACGCTGGTGCCTGGTGCATGCCACCCACGCCGATGCCGGCGAAGTCAGCCAGATGGCGCGCAGCGGCGCCGTTGCGGGGCTATGCCTGACCACCGAGGCCAACCTGGGCGACGGCATCTTCCCGGCCGTGGACTACCTGGCCCAAGGCGGGCGCATGGGTATCGGCTCGGACAGCCACGTGTCGTTGAGCGTGGTCGAGGAGTTGCGCTGGCTGGAGTACGGGCAGCGCTTGCGCGATCAGCGACGTAATCGCCTGTATGGCGCACAGCAACCGATGGTCGGCCGCACACTGTACGACGCGGCGCTCAAGGGTGGCGCTCAGGCGATGGGGCAGCCTGTCGGTGCCCTGGCACCGGGGCATCGGGCCGACTGGCTGGTGCTGGATGGCGACGATCCTTACCTGGCCACCGCCAGCGGGGATGGCGTGCTCAACCGCTGGCTGTTCGCCGGCGGTGATCGCCAGGTACGGGATGTGATGGTCAACGGCCGCTGGGTGGTGCAGGACGGTCGGCATGCCGACGAGGCCGAGAGCAGCCGGGCGTTCGTCAAGGTGCTGCGCGAGTTGTTGGGGTGA
- the hutC gene encoding histidine utilization repressor, which translates to MGDSPAPLYARVKHMITQQIQNGTWPPHHRVPSESELVTQLGFSRMTINRALREMTADGLLVRMQGVGTFVAEPKSQSALFEVHNIADEIAARGHRHSCKVVLLNEEAAGAERALALDLREGQRVFHSIIVHYENDIAVQIEDRYVNALVAPNYLQQDFLVQTPYAYLNAVAPLTEGEHVVEAILAEPQECELLQIPASEPCLMIRRRTWSGRQAVTAARLIHPGSRHRLEGRFSK; encoded by the coding sequence ATGGGCGACAGTCCCGCACCGTTGTACGCGCGGGTCAAACACATGATCACCCAGCAGATCCAGAATGGCACCTGGCCGCCGCATCACCGCGTGCCGTCGGAGAGCGAACTGGTCACCCAGTTGGGCTTCAGCCGCATGACCATCAACCGCGCTCTGCGCGAGATGACCGCCGACGGCCTGCTGGTGCGCATGCAGGGTGTAGGCACCTTCGTTGCCGAGCCGAAGAGCCAGTCAGCGCTGTTCGAAGTGCACAACATCGCCGACGAGATCGCAGCCCGCGGCCATCGTCACAGTTGCAAAGTGGTGTTGCTCAACGAAGAGGCCGCCGGTGCCGAGCGTGCCTTGGCGCTGGATTTGCGTGAAGGGCAGCGGGTCTTTCACTCGATCATCGTGCATTACGAGAACGACATCGCTGTGCAGATCGAAGACCGCTACGTCAACGCCCTGGTGGCGCCGAACTATCTGCAGCAAGATTTCCTCGTGCAGACCCCTTACGCCTATCTCAATGCGGTGGCGCCCCTGACCGAGGGCGAGCACGTGGTCGAGGCGATTCTCGCCGAGCCGCAGGAATGCGAGCTGCTGCAGATTCCGGCCAGTGAGCCGTGCCTGATGATCCGCCGGCGTACCTGGTCGGGGCGCCAGGCCGTCACGGCCGCACGCTTGATCCACCCCGGCTCGCGTCATCGCCTGGAGGGGCGTTTCAGCAAATGA
- a CDS encoding HutD family protein, producing MSDLKILRATHYPRMPWKNGGGSTEEIARDDAAAGAALDGFGWRVSIADISASGDFSRFAGYQRIITVLQGDGMVLRVDGKDSRPLLPFDAFAFSGDSEVSSELLGGTIRDFNLIYSPQRFRARLQWFDGILPATLFTSADTALVFSACDDLQVRIAGHGAQMLGIYDSVQLSIQGQLVKVGLAGRCCVIELTAV from the coding sequence ATGAGCGACTTGAAGATCCTGCGCGCCACTCACTATCCGCGCATGCCATGGAAGAACGGCGGCGGCAGCACCGAAGAAATCGCCCGCGACGATGCCGCCGCGGGTGCCGCGCTCGACGGTTTCGGCTGGCGGGTGTCGATCGCCGATATCAGCGCTTCGGGGGATTTTTCGCGCTTTGCCGGCTACCAGCGGATCATCACCGTGCTGCAGGGCGATGGCATGGTCTTGCGCGTCGATGGCAAGGACAGTCGCCCGTTGCTGCCTTTCGATGCGTTTGCGTTCAGTGGCGACAGCGAGGTGTCCAGCGAGCTGCTGGGCGGGACGATCCGCGATTTCAATCTGATCTATTCGCCGCAGCGCTTCAGGGCGCGGTTGCAGTGGTTCGACGGCATCCTGCCGGCGACACTGTTCACTTCGGCGGATACGGCGCTGGTGTTCAGCGCATGCGACGACCTGCAAGTGCGAATCGCCGGGCATGGGGCGCAGATGTTGGGGATCTATGACAGTGTGCAACTGAGTATTCAGGGCCAACTGGTGAAGGTAGGACTGGCGGGGCGTTGCTGTGTGATCGAGTTGACTGCGGTTTGA
- the hutU gene encoding urocanate hydratase, whose product MSDAQRPTRFRDVEIRAARGTTLTAKSWLTEAPLRMLMNNLDPQVAENPKELVVYGGIGRAARNWECYDKIVESLTHLNDDETLLVQSGKPVGVFKTHTNAPRVLIANSNLVPHWANWEHFNELDAKGLAMYGQMTAGSWIYIGSQGIVQGTYETFVEAGRQHYGGDLTGKWVLTAGLGGMGGAQPLAAAMAGASSLNIECQQSRIDFRLASRYVDEQASDLDDALARIAKYTAEGKAVSIALLGNAAEILPELVKRGVRPDMVTDQTSAHDPLNGYLPKGWTWDEYRARALTEPAAVVKAAKQSMAEHVEAMLAFQKAGVPTFDYGNNIRQMAQDEGVTNAFDFPGFVPAYIRPLFCRGVGPFRWAALSGDAEDIYKTDAKVKELIADDAHLHHWLDMARERISFQGLPARICWVGLGQRAKLGLAFNEMVRSGELSAPVVIGRDHLDSGSVSSPNRETESMQDGSDAVSDWPLLNALLNTASGATWVSLHHGGGVGMGFSQHSGMVIVCDGTDEAAERIARVLHNDPATGVMRHADAGYQIAIDCAKEQGLNLPMITG is encoded by the coding sequence ATGTCCGACGCCCAACGCCCCACCCGTTTTCGCGATGTCGAAATCCGTGCTGCACGCGGTACCACGCTGACCGCCAAGAGCTGGCTGACCGAAGCGCCGCTACGCATGCTGATGAACAATCTCGACCCGCAAGTGGCTGAAAACCCCAAGGAGCTGGTGGTGTACGGCGGCATCGGGCGGGCGGCGCGCAACTGGGAGTGCTACGACAAGATCGTCGAGAGCCTCACCCATCTGAATGACGACGAGACCCTGCTGGTGCAATCCGGCAAGCCGGTCGGCGTGTTCAAGACCCACACCAACGCACCGCGGGTACTGATCGCCAACTCCAACCTGGTGCCGCACTGGGCCAACTGGGAACACTTCAACGAACTGGATGCCAAGGGCCTGGCCATGTACGGCCAGATGACCGCCGGCAGTTGGATCTACATCGGCAGCCAGGGCATCGTCCAAGGCACCTACGAAACCTTCGTCGAAGCTGGTCGCCAGCATTACGGCGGCGACCTCACCGGCAAGTGGGTGCTGACCGCCGGCCTGGGCGGCATGGGCGGCGCGCAACCGCTGGCCGCTGCCATGGCCGGGGCCAGCTCGCTGAATATCGAATGCCAGCAGAGCCGCATCGACTTCCGCCTGGCCAGCCGTTATGTCGACGAGCAAGCCAGTGACCTGGACGATGCTCTGGCGCGTATCGCCAAGTACACCGCTGAAGGCAAGGCCGTTTCCATCGCGCTGCTCGGCAATGCCGCCGAGATCCTCCCGGAGCTGGTCAAGCGCGGCGTGCGCCCGGACATGGTCACCGACCAGACCAGCGCCCACGATCCGCTCAATGGCTACCTGCCCAAGGGCTGGACCTGGGACGAATACCGCGCCCGCGCACTGACCGAGCCCGCGGCCGTGGTCAAGGCCGCCAAGCAGTCCATGGCCGAGCATGTCGAGGCCATGCTGGCCTTCCAGAAAGCCGGCGTGCCGACCTTCGATTACGGCAACAACATTCGCCAGATGGCGCAGGACGAGGGCGTCACGAATGCCTTCGACTTCCCCGGCTTCGTGCCGGCCTACATCCGCCCGCTGTTCTGCCGCGGCGTCGGCCCGTTCCGTTGGGCGGCGCTGTCGGGCGATGCCGAAGACATCTACAAGACCGACGCCAAGGTCAAGGAGCTGATCGCCGACGACGCGCACCTGCACCATTGGCTGGACATGGCCCGCGAGCGCATCAGCTTTCAGGGCTTGCCGGCGCGCATCTGCTGGGTTGGCCTGGGCCAGCGCGCCAAGCTCGGCCTGGCGTTCAACGAGATGGTGCGCAGCGGCGAGCTGTCGGCGCCGGTGGTGATCGGCCGTGACCACCTGGATTCCGGCTCGGTGTCGAGCCCGAATCGGGAAACCGAATCGATGCAGGATGGCTCCGATGCCGTGTCCGACTGGCCGCTGCTCAACGCCTTGCTCAATACCGCCAGTGGCGCGACCTGGGTGTCGTTGCACCACGGCGGCGGTGTCGGCATGGGCTTCTCTCAGCACTCGGGGATGGTGATCGTCTGCGACGGTACCGACGAGGCCGCCGAGCGCATTGCCCGCGTGCTGCACAACGATCCGGCCACCGGGGTGATGCGCCATGCCGATGCCGGTTACCAGATCGCCATCGACTGTGCCAAGGAGCAGGGGCTGAATCTGCCGATGATCACCGGTTGA
- a CDS encoding proline/glycine betaine ABC transporter permease translates to MFPDRFTFSIADWVNDAVDALVGRYGDVFRHISDTLLWAIVKLEAVLQQTPWWLMLIIVGLVTWHATRKVFTAVLMVALLFLVGAVGLWDKLMQTLALMVVATLMSVIIGIPLGILCARSNRLRAVLMPLLDIMQTLPSFVYLIPVLMLFGLGKVPAIFATVIYAVPPLIRLTDLGIRQVDREVMEAANAFGANRWQQLFGVQLPLALPSIMAGINQTTMMALSMVVIASMIGARGLGEDVLVGIQTLNIGRGLEAGLAIVILAVVIDRITQAYGRPRRGGTV, encoded by the coding sequence ATGTTCCCGGACCGCTTCACCTTCTCCATCGCCGACTGGGTCAATGACGCAGTCGACGCCCTGGTCGGCCGCTACGGCGATGTGTTTCGACACATCTCCGACACCCTGCTGTGGGCGATCGTCAAGCTTGAAGCCGTGCTGCAACAGACGCCCTGGTGGCTGATGCTGATCATCGTCGGCCTGGTCACCTGGCACGCCACGCGCAAGGTATTCACTGCCGTCCTGATGGTCGCGCTGCTGTTCCTGGTGGGCGCAGTGGGGCTTTGGGACAAACTCATGCAGACCCTGGCGCTGATGGTGGTGGCCACCCTGATGTCGGTGATCATCGGCATTCCACTGGGTATTCTGTGCGCGCGCAGCAATCGCCTGCGCGCGGTGTTGATGCCGTTGCTCGACATCATGCAGACGCTGCCCAGCTTCGTGTACCTGATCCCGGTGCTGATGTTGTTCGGCCTGGGCAAGGTGCCGGCGATCTTCGCCACGGTGATCTACGCCGTGCCGCCGCTGATCCGCCTGACCGACCTGGGCATCCGCCAGGTCGATCGCGAGGTCATGGAAGCGGCCAACGCCTTTGGCGCCAATCGCTGGCAACAGTTGTTCGGGGTGCAGTTGCCGCTGGCGCTGCCGAGCATCATGGCCGGCATCAACCAGACCACCATGATGGCCCTGTCGATGGTGGTGATCGCCTCGATGATCGGCGCCCGCGGCTTGGGCGAAGATGTGCTGGTGGGTATTCAGACGTTGAACATCGGCCGGGGGCTGGAGGCCGGGCTGGCCATCGTCATCCTTGCCGTGGTCATCGACCGTATCACCCAGGCCTACGGTCGTCCGCGTCGCGGGGGCACTGTATGA
- a CDS encoding glycine betaine/L-proline ABC transporter ATP-binding protein — MTTPRIELRNVYKIFGNRERQALELIRSGQSKEQVLAATGCVVGVNDLSLTVNAGEIFVIMGLSGSGKSTLVRHINRLIDPSSGAILIDGQNVLDFDMAQLRDLRRQRISMVFQSFGLLPHRTVLENVAYGLKVRGESKAHCRERAQHWVAAVGLQGYEHKWPEQLSGGMRQRVGLARALAADTDIILMDEAFSALDPLIRAEMQDQLLTLQGTLHKTIVFITHDLDEAVRLGNRIAILKDGRLIQVGTPRNILQAPADDYVDRFVQRRTATF, encoded by the coding sequence ATGACTACGCCTAGAATCGAGCTGCGCAACGTCTACAAGATCTTCGGCAACCGTGAGCGTCAGGCTCTGGAGCTGATCCGCAGTGGCCAGAGCAAGGAGCAGGTGCTGGCCGCCACGGGCTGTGTGGTGGGGGTCAACGACTTGTCGCTGACGGTCAACGCCGGGGAGATTTTCGTCATCATGGGGCTGTCGGGTTCCGGCAAGTCGACCCTGGTGCGCCATATCAACCGGCTGATCGACCCCAGCAGCGGCGCCATCCTCATCGATGGCCAGAACGTGCTCGACTTCGATATGGCACAACTGCGCGATCTGCGCCGCCAACGCATCAGCATGGTGTTCCAGAGTTTCGGCCTGCTGCCGCACCGCACCGTGCTCGAGAACGTCGCCTACGGCCTCAAGGTGCGCGGCGAGAGCAAGGCCCATTGCCGCGAGCGTGCCCAGCACTGGGTGGCGGCCGTCGGTCTGCAGGGCTATGAACACAAGTGGCCCGAGCAGTTGTCTGGCGGCATGCGCCAGCGCGTCGGGCTGGCGCGGGCGTTGGCGGCGGATACCGACATCATCCTGATGGACGAGGCCTTCAGCGCCCTCGATCCGTTGATCCGTGCCGAAATGCAGGACCAGTTGCTGACCCTGCAAGGCACCTTGCACAAGACCATCGTATTCATCACTCACGACCTCGACGAGGCCGTGCGCCTGGGCAACCGCATTGCCATCCTCAAGGATGGCCGGTTGATCCAGGTCGGCACGCCGAGGAACATTCTGCAGGCGCCTGCCGACGACTATGTCGATCGCTTCGTGCAGCGCCGGACCGCGACGTTTTGA
- the hutI gene encoding imidazolonepropionase, with translation MHKRIWRNCHAATMVGGTYSIIEDAAIVTVGERIDWIGPRNEILAQQGAEVIDLGGAWVTPGLIDCHTHTVFGGNRSGEFEQRLQGVSYAEIAAAGGGIASTVRATRAASEDQLFASARQRLDALRRDGVTTVEIKSGYGLDLANEAKMLRVARRLGAELPVTVRATCLAAHALPPEYLERADDYIAHICDEMLPALAAEGLVDAVDAFCEYLAFSPAQVERVFIKAQALGLPVKLHAEQLSSLAGSTLAARYQALSADHLEFMTEADAIAMAASGTVAVLLPGAFYFLRETQLPPMDALRAHGVAIAIASDLNPGTSPGLSLRLMLNMACTLFRMTPEEALAGVTVHAAKALGLQASHGSLEAGKVADFVAWNIERPADLAYWLGGDLSKRVVRHGLEVTF, from the coding sequence ATGCATAAGAGGATTTGGCGGAACTGCCATGCCGCCACCATGGTGGGCGGCACTTATTCGATCATCGAGGACGCGGCCATCGTTACCGTCGGCGAGCGTATCGACTGGATCGGCCCGCGCAACGAGATCCTGGCCCAGCAGGGCGCCGAGGTTATCGACCTCGGCGGCGCCTGGGTCACTCCGGGGCTGATCGACTGTCACACCCACACGGTGTTCGGCGGTAACCGCAGCGGCGAGTTCGAGCAGCGCCTGCAAGGGGTCAGCTATGCCGAGATCGCTGCGGCAGGTGGCGGCATCGCCAGCACCGTTCGGGCCACCCGTGCGGCCAGCGAGGACCAGTTGTTCGCCAGTGCCCGGCAGCGTCTGGATGCGCTACGCCGCGACGGCGTGACCACGGTGGAGATCAAATCCGGTTACGGCCTTGATCTGGCCAACGAAGCAAAGATGCTGCGCGTGGCGCGGCGCCTGGGCGCTGAATTGCCGGTGACCGTACGCGCCACCTGCCTGGCGGCGCACGCGCTGCCGCCGGAATACCTTGAGCGCGCCGATGACTATATCGCTCATATCTGCGACGAGATGCTGCCCGCGCTGGCCGCCGAAGGGCTGGTGGACGCGGTGGACGCCTTTTGCGAGTACCTGGCGTTTTCGCCCGCGCAGGTCGAGCGGGTGTTCATCAAGGCCCAGGCGCTGGGGCTGCCGGTCAAGTTGCACGCCGAGCAGTTGTCGTCGCTGGCCGGCTCCACATTGGCGGCGCGCTATCAGGCGCTGTCGGCCGACCACCTGGAGTTCATGACCGAAGCCGACGCCATCGCCATGGCTGCCAGTGGTACGGTGGCTGTGCTGTTGCCAGGAGCCTTCTACTTTTTGCGCGAGACCCAGCTGCCACCCATGGATGCCCTGCGCGCGCACGGCGTTGCAATCGCCATCGCCAGCGATCTCAACCCGGGCACCTCGCCGGGGTTGTCGTTACGGCTGATGCTCAACATGGCCTGCACGCTGTTCCGCATGACCCCGGAGGAGGCCCTGGCCGGGGTCACCGTGCACGCCGCCAAGGCTTTAGGCTTGCAGGCCAGTCATGGTTCGCTGGAGGCGGGCAAGGTCGCCGACTTCGTCGCCTGGAACATCGAACGCCCTGCCGACCTGGCCTACTGGCTGGGCGGGGACCTGAGCAAGCGGGTCGTGCGACATGGCCTTGAAGTGACTTTTTGA